In one window of Ovis aries strain OAR_USU_Benz2616 breed Rambouillet chromosome 5, ARS-UI_Ramb_v3.0, whole genome shotgun sequence DNA:
- the SHD gene encoding SH2 domain-containing adapter protein D, whose amino-acid sequence MAKWLRDYLSFGGRRLPPQPPTPDYTESDILRAYREQKDLDFEDPYEDADSRLEPDSSSGPGDSKGPGDAKYDSPKHRLIKVEAVDIARAKVLLGSPGEESKVDTEYSDPFDAQPHPPPPDDGYMEPYDAQQVMSELPCRRVQLYDTPYEEQDQELGDGTPSGRKPRQSRLPQEDERPADEYDQPWEWKKDHISKAFAVQFDSPEWERTSGSAKELRRLPPRSPQPAERVDPALPLEKQPWFHGLLSRADAENLLSLCKEGSYLVRLSETSPQDCSLSLRSSQGFLHLKFARTRENQFVLGQHSGPFPTVPELVLHYSSRPLPVQGAEHLALLYPVVSQTP is encoded by the exons ATGGCCAAGTGGCTCCGAGACTACCTGAGCTTTGGCGGTCGGCGGCTCCCTCCGCAGCCGCCCACCCCCGACTACACCGAGAGCGACATCCTGCGGGCCTACCGCGAGCAGAAGGATCTGGACTTTGAAGACCCCTACGAGGATGCCGATAGCCGCCTAGAGCCCGATTCCTCCTCGGGGCCCGGGGACTCCAAGGGCCCTGGAGACGCGAAGTACGACTCTCCAAAGCACCGGCTCATCAAGGTGGAGGCAGTCGACATTGCCAGAGCCAAGGTCTTGCTGGGAAGCCCCGGGGAAGAG TCAAAAGTCGACACCGAGTACTCGGACCCCTTTGATGCCCAGCCCCATCCACCACCCCCAGATGATGGCTACATGGAGCCCTACGATGCCCAGCAGGTCATGAGTG AACTGCCATGCAGGAGGGTGCAGCTGTATGACACCCCCTATGAGGAGCAGGACCAAGAACTGGGAGATGGGACCCCTTCAGGGCGGAAACCTCGACAGAGTCGGCTGCCCCAGGAGGATGAGCGGCCAGCAGACGAGTATGACCAGCCCTGGGAGTGGAAGAAAGACCATATCTCCAAGGCGTTTGCAG TTCAGTTTGACAGTCCAGAGTGGGAAAGAACCTCGGGCTCGGCCAAGGAGCTCCGGAGACTGCCGCCCAGAAGCCCCCAGCCGGCAGAGCGCGTGGACCCGGCCCTGCCCCTGGAAAAACAGCC GTGGTTCCACGGCCTGCTGAGTCGGGCAGATGCTGAGAACCTCCTGTCGCTCTGCAAGGAAGGCAGCTACCTTGTGCGGCTCAGTGAGACCAGCCCCCAAGACTGCTCCCTGTCCCTCAG GAGCAGCCAGGGCTTCCTGCACCTGAAGTTCGCGCGCACCCGAGAGAACCAGTTCGTGCTGGGTCAGCACAGCGGCCCTTTCCCCACTGTGCCAGAGCTGGTGCTGCATTATAGCTCCCGCCCGCTGCCCGTGCAGGGTGCCGAGCATCTGGCCCTCCTGTACCCGGTGGTCTCACAGACTCCCTGA